DNA from Rubripirellula lacrimiformis:
GCAACAACGATCGTCGTGATAGGTTCCAATTCATCGTTTCACCATGCTTCCGTCGTAGTTCATCAATGTGCCGACCACGACCGTCATCGCCGCAACCGACGGGCCTGACACGGATGGGTCGGGTGGGGCATCGCCGATCCGCAAAAACGAATCGACTCGATCCGCTTGATCGCGAAAGTATTTCAGTTGTTGCTGATAAAGCTTGGACAACACTTCCTGTTCGCCGCTGGTGGGCGTGCGGCTGGTGATCGCACGGAACGCTTCGGTCACACCGCCGGATTCCAGTTGATCGGGCGAATGTTTCTGGGCTAGCGTTTCGGCCAGGCCGCGTGCCGCTTCGATGTACTGTGGCCCGTTCAACATGACAAATGCTTGCAGCGGAGAAGCCGTTCGTTCGCGACTGACGCGGCACACATCACGCGACGGAGCGTCCAGGGTCATCATCACCGGAGCCGGCGCAGTTCGTTTCCAATACGTATACAGGCTGCGTCGATACAGCCCATCGCCTTTGTCGCGATCGACGGGCTTGAACGATGCTTCGACCTCGTACGGTTTCGCGGGCGGACCACCAATGGTTTTGACCAAACGACCGCTGATGGCTAGCGCCGCATCACGCAACATTTCCGCCGGCAATCGATAGGTCGGAAAACGACTTAGGTAAACGTTGGTTGGATCCTGCTGGATCGATGTCGGGTCCGGATGGCGACTGGATTGTCGATAGGTGCGAGACATCATGATCCGTTTCAGCATCGCTTTGGTGTCCCAACCACTGTCGATGTATTCGATCGCTAGATAGTCCAACAGTTCGGGATGGGACGGCGGGCTGCCTTGACTGCCAAAGTCCTCGGGCGTGCGAACCAGCCCAACACCGAACAACATTTGCCACAATCGATTGACGGCAACGCGCGACGTCAGCGGGTGGCGTGGATCGCAAAGCCAATCCGCTAGCCCCAGTCGGTTGGCCGGCGCATCGGTTGGGAACGGCAGCAATGCCGCAGGGGTTCCGGGTTGGACCACTTTGCCCGGCATGCTGTATTCGCCGCGGGCCAGCAGGTGGCTGGGGCGAGCGGTATCGAGTTCACGCATCACCATGATCTCTTGGAGTCCGTCCTGGACGCTGCACAATTCCGACCTGGCCGCGGCCAACGCTTGCCCGGATTTAATGACGTCAACGTCGTGCCGCAGGATGGCGTGGTCAACGTGCAACGGAACGTCGTCGCTTGCCACCGGACCGTTCGCTTGGTTGCGTGCTTCCAAGTCGGTCAGTGCGACATCAAAGACTCGCATTTGATCGACAAACCCGTTCTTGAAACCCCGATCGCGGAATCGTTCGCCGATCGCGATCGTGTCGCCACCGCCGCCGGTGATGTTTTTGGTCAGCGCGTCGCGAACGGTTTCGGTCGCAGCTGGTTTCCCGTCGACATAGACTCGCAAACCGTCGGCCCGGCTGGCCCCATCATTGGTCACCGTGACGTGAACCCATTGGTCGACTGGAATCGGGTCCAGGGTACGGATACTGATGGCATTGCCGGGCCAGAAGTGGATCAGTGACCACTGCAGTTTCCCTTCGTGGATCAACAGTTCGTAACCGCGACTGGCGGCGTCGGTCCACGCGCGTGAACGGTGGAACACGACGGCGCGTTCTTTGACGTCCGGCGTCTTGATCCACATCGAAACCGAAAACGGTTCGCTGCGTTTGAAGTTGCCAACCGGCGTCTGGACGGCATCGTCGCCCGTCAATCGAAACGCGTTGCCATCAATACCATCGGCGATCTTGTTTCGTCCCGGTGGCGACTGTTCGAAGTCGTT
Protein-coding regions in this window:
- a CDS encoding DUF1553 domain-containing protein, which produces MRFLLSLLLAIIAAVAVSDDSVVFNRDIRPILSENCFHCHGPDDANRAADLRLDVEGEADLDDLIDRITSDDEDMRMPPLDSERSLSPQQIETVRRWIEQGAAYQGHWSFIPPTRPSLPMASPGDSDASEHGGSVNTDSPSPAIELDPIDQFIQRKLDQQKLSAAPPTGPETLIRRSTFDLIGLPPTIAEIDQFLADKSPDAYSKLLDRLLARKEYGERMASVWLDAARYSDTYGYQVDRDRFVWPWRDWVIAAYNDDMPYDQFITQQLAGDLLPPGPSPAATRDQILATTFNRLHPQKVEGGSVPEEFRIEYIADRAQTVATAMMGLTYECCRCHNHKYDPISQEEYFQLTAYFDNIDEAGLYSYFTDAIPTPTLSLPTPLEESRLAEKQKAVAKAERRIAAAKKQNREFWEQQISQQRFTDLQLADPIYTNDFEQSPPGRNKIADGIDGNAFRLTGDDAVQTPVGNFKRSEPFSVSMWIKTPDVKERAVVFHRSRAWTDAASRGYELLIHEGKLQWSLIHFWPGNAISIRTLDPIPVDQWVHVTVTNDGASRADGLRVYVDGKPAATETVRDALTKNITGGGGDTIAIGERFRDRGFKNGFVDQMRVFDVALTDLEARNQANGPVASDDVPLHVDHAILRHDVDVIKSGQALAAARSELCSVQDGLQEIMVMRELDTARPSHLLARGEYSMPGKVVQPGTPAALLPFPTDAPANRLGLADWLCDPRHPLTSRVAVNRLWQMLFGVGLVRTPEDFGSQGSPPSHPELLDYLAIEYIDSGWDTKAMLKRIMMSRTYRQSSRHPDPTSIQQDPTNVYLSRFPTYRLPAEMLRDAALAISGRLVKTIGGPPAKPYEVEASFKPVDRDKGDGLYRRSLYTYWKRTAPAPVMMTLDAPSRDVCRVSRERTASPLQAFVMLNGPQYIEAARGLAETLAQKHSPDQLESGGVTEAFRAITSRTPTSGEQEVLSKLYQQQLKYFRDQADRVDSFLRIGDAPPDPSVSGPSVAAMTVVVGTLMNYDGSMVKR